The proteins below come from a single Eubacterium limosum genomic window:
- a CDS encoding alcohol dehydrogenase codes for MKSEKMMKGLVCHESGAIELLDMPRPKLEEDTDAIVRVTLSTICTSDLHIMHGAVPRAVPEKVLGHEFVGEVAEVGRSVKKLKPGARVAANCITFCGECAYCRQGFINNCEKGGWELGCRIDGCQAEYVRVPFADMGLTEIPDTVTDKEALLLGDILSSGYFGAELCEIKPGDTIAVIGAGPVGLCAMSCARMFGAARIIALDIQDERLKLAVEQGLADETVNPSSEDAEKAVAALTDGRGADGVIEAAGGENTFELAWKLARPNAVVALIAMYEKAQTLPLEKMYGKNLIFKTGGVDAVHCERLMKLIEAGRINTEFLITHEAPLNDILEGYRIFEKKLDHCIKWAVTPYQR; via the coding sequence ATGAAGTCAGAAAAAATGATGAAAGGGCTTGTCTGTCACGAGTCCGGCGCCATCGAGCTTTTGGATATGCCGCGTCCAAAGCTTGAGGAAGACACCGACGCCATTGTCCGTGTGACACTCTCAACCATTTGCACCAGCGACCTTCACATCATGCACGGAGCAGTTCCAAGGGCTGTTCCCGAAAAGGTGCTTGGCCACGAGTTTGTGGGTGAAGTTGCTGAGGTGGGGAGAAGTGTTAAAAAGTTAAAACCGGGAGCGCGCGTTGCGGCCAACTGTATCACTTTCTGTGGAGAGTGTGCGTACTGCCGGCAGGGCTTTATCAACAACTGTGAAAAAGGAGGCTGGGAGCTGGGATGCCGGATTGACGGCTGCCAGGCCGAATATGTAAGAGTCCCCTTTGCAGATATGGGACTGACTGAAATACCAGATACTGTCACAGACAAAGAGGCGTTGCTACTTGGAGATATTTTGTCAAGCGGCTACTTCGGGGCGGAGCTCTGTGAGATAAAACCTGGTGATACCATTGCGGTTATCGGAGCCGGACCGGTGGGGCTCTGTGCCATGAGCTGTGCGCGGATGTTTGGCGCGGCCCGGATCATCGCATTGGATATTCAGGATGAACGTCTGAAATTGGCGGTAGAACAGGGATTGGCAGATGAGACAGTCAACCCGTCTTCAGAGGACGCTGAGAAGGCGGTTGCAGCCTTAACAGATGGCCGCGGGGCAGACGGCGTGATCGAGGCGGCCGGCGGCGAGAACACCTTTGAGCTGGCTTGGAAACTGGCGCGGCCCAACGCTGTCGTCGCCCTGATTGCCATGTACGAAAAGGCTCAGACACTTCCGCTTGAAAAGATGTATGGAAAAAATCTGATCTTCAAGACCGGCGGCGTAGACGCTGTGCATTGTGAGCGCCTTATGAAGCTCATTGAGGCCGGACGGATCAATACAGAATTCCTCATAACGCACGAGGCCCCTCTCAATGATATTCTAGAGGGCTACCGTATATTTGAGAAGAAGCTGGATCACTGCATTAAATGGGCAGTGACACCTTATCAACGTTAG
- a CDS encoding alpha-amylase family glycosyl hydrolase has product MSSVNLEILKIDPYLESYKSAIEWRNKRFNMKKKALLKNKKSLSDFADGDLYFGFHRKKDGWVYREWAPNAKSVFLIGDFNGWNRATTPLKPLGSGRWEVFLPGKKALAHGSRVKVHINTKEQSFDRIPLYCKRVIQNKDTFAFDGQIWNPEQPYKWHDKAFHPDQSVPPLIYEAHIGIAGEAPEVSTFSEFTQNMLPHIAGLGYNAVQLMAVMEHPYYASFGYQVSNFFAVSSRFGTPEDLKVLIDTAHRLGIAVILDLVHSHASRNVLDGIGAFDGTEYQFFHAGPEGDHPAWGSKVFNYDKPEVLHFLLSNIKFWLDEYHFDGFRFDGVTSMLYHNHGLGVNFNSYDQYFSSNTDMSGLTYLQMASALAKEIKPDCFLIAEDMSGLPGMALPVSQGGLGFDYRLGMGLPDFWIHTLRDLRDEDWDLNALWHELTQRRPGEKVIGYAESHDQAIVGDKTIMFWLADQDMYSDMNVFNQNPVIERAMSLHKMIRLITCTCAGEGYMNFMGNEFGHPEWIDLPREDNGWSYQYARRQWHLAEDTNLRYRYLQDFDKAMIHFVKETKLLEYPSELLLIDTWAKLLLYSKGPYLFAFNFHPTRDFSGFIPLPDNNGYQPILNTESRHFGGWMDTEPDPIDAKADCPGQLTTLYIPKRSAAVYAPAR; this is encoded by the coding sequence ATGTCTTCAGTTAATTTAGAAATTTTAAAGATAGATCCTTATTTGGAATCCTATAAGTCTGCAATCGAATGGCGAAATAAACGGTTTAATATGAAAAAAAAGGCTCTTTTGAAAAATAAAAAGAGCCTTTCTGATTTTGCAGACGGTGACCTTTACTTCGGCTTTCACCGAAAAAAAGATGGTTGGGTATACCGTGAGTGGGCTCCGAACGCCAAATCTGTTTTTCTCATTGGTGATTTTAACGGATGGAATAGAGCCACTACCCCTTTAAAGCCTTTGGGCAGCGGCAGATGGGAAGTCTTTCTCCCAGGAAAAAAAGCGCTGGCACATGGCTCACGGGTTAAAGTACATATTAATACCAAGGAACAGTCCTTTGACCGGATTCCGCTCTATTGTAAGCGTGTAATACAAAATAAAGACACCTTTGCCTTTGACGGGCAGATCTGGAATCCCGAACAGCCCTACAAATGGCATGATAAGGCCTTTCACCCCGATCAATCCGTGCCGCCGCTCATCTATGAAGCTCACATCGGCATTGCCGGAGAGGCTCCGGAGGTCTCAACCTTCAGCGAGTTTACACAAAACATGCTGCCACACATTGCCGGACTTGGCTACAACGCTGTCCAGCTTATGGCTGTTATGGAGCACCCTTATTACGCCTCCTTTGGCTATCAGGTTTCTAATTTCTTTGCGGTTTCCTCCCGCTTTGGTACTCCCGAGGACTTAAAGGTACTCATTGACACAGCGCACCGCCTGGGTATCGCGGTTATCCTCGATTTAGTACACTCCCACGCCTCACGCAATGTTCTGGACGGTATTGGAGCATTTGACGGAACAGAGTATCAGTTTTTTCATGCCGGCCCGGAGGGTGATCATCCTGCCTGGGGTTCAAAGGTTTTTAATTACGATAAGCCCGAGGTTCTCCATTTTCTCTTGTCCAATATAAAATTCTGGCTGGACGAATACCATTTTGACGGCTTCCGTTTTGACGGTGTTACCTCTATGCTGTACCATAACCATGGCCTGGGCGTAAACTTTAATTCATACGATCAGTACTTTTCATCCAATACGGATATGTCCGGCCTTACCTATCTCCAGATGGCTTCTGCCCTTGCAAAGGAAATAAAGCCGGATTGTTTCCTTATCGCTGAAGATATGAGCGGACTTCCCGGCATGGCGCTTCCCGTCTCTCAGGGCGGGCTTGGCTTTGACTACCGGCTGGGCATGGGCCTCCCCGATTTCTGGATTCATACATTAAGGGATTTAAGAGACGAGGACTGGGATTTAAACGCACTCTGGCATGAGCTTACACAGCGCCGGCCAGGTGAAAAGGTCATTGGCTATGCCGAATCCCACGATCAGGCCATTGTCGGTGACAAAACCATCATGTTCTGGCTGGCCGACCAGGACATGTACAGTGATATGAATGTTTTTAACCAGAACCCTGTTATTGAACGCGCCATGTCTTTGCATAAAATGATCCGGCTGATCACCTGTACCTGCGCCGGCGAGGGCTATATGAACTTTATGGGTAACGAGTTTGGTCATCCCGAATGGATTGATCTCCCGCGTGAGGATAACGGCTGGAGCTACCAGTATGCCCGCCGGCAGTGGCATCTGGCAGAGGACACAAACCTTCGATACCGCTATTTGCAGGATTTTGACAAAGCCATGATCCATTTTGTCAAGGAGACAAAGCTGCTTGAATATCCGTCTGAACTTCTGCTCATTGACACCTGGGCAAAACTGCTGCTCTATTCAAAGGGACCTTATCTCTTCGCCTTTAATTTCCATCCCACAAGAGATTTCAGCGGCTTCATCCCACTTCCTGACAACAACGGCTATCAGCCCATTCTCAACACAGAATCCCGCCATTTTGGCGGCTGGATGGACACAGAGCCTGACCCCATTGACGCTAAGGCAGACTGCCCCGGTCAGCTTACCACCCTGTATATTCCAAAACGCTCAGCCGCCGTATACGCCCCGGCACGTTAA
- a CDS encoding ABC transporter permease has protein sequence MLKLIKTEIFKLKRYSIVWVAAAAMLCGPLLSWFTISMDTSGSYTFTEFSDNTIWTNFDAVNPLVFTLLAGYIISREWTDDTLKNLLTIPVPFSKLLTAKLLVITALVALSGVGSFLATILFAGISGLEGFTANLAVQSLVQMVVMNLCVYIAVLPIIVFTSKKPGGFVAGVGFAFFYGVCGGLVAGHGLGNVYPLTAGFALINYRIDPGAFSEGFTYNLPQCCTVLALTLLLSIVMVLRTDKHVQKNSHWQRAAVAAAGSKSKKR, from the coding sequence ATGCTTAAACTGATCAAGACAGAAATATTCAAGCTCAAGCGCTATTCCATTGTATGGGTGGCGGCAGCCGCCATGCTCTGCGGGCCGCTGCTGTCCTGGTTTACCATCTCCATGGATACCAGCGGCAGCTATACGTTCACGGAATTTTCGGACAATACGATCTGGACAAATTTTGACGCGGTCAATCCTCTGGTTTTTACGCTGCTGGCAGGCTACATCATTTCAAGAGAGTGGACAGATGATACCCTTAAAAACCTGCTGACCATACCCGTCCCTTTCAGTAAGCTGCTGACCGCTAAGCTTTTGGTTATCACGGCTCTGGTGGCGCTGTCGGGAGTCGGCAGTTTCCTGGCAACCATACTGTTTGCTGGAATATCAGGGCTGGAAGGCTTTACAGCAAATCTGGCAGTTCAGTCGCTTGTGCAGATGGTGGTCATGAACCTGTGCGTGTATATTGCGGTACTGCCCATCATTGTTTTTACCAGTAAAAAGCCGGGCGGCTTTGTCGCGGGGGTGGGGTTTGCTTTCTTTTACGGGGTCTGCGGCGGTCTGGTGGCAGGCCACGGACTTGGAAATGTGTATCCGCTCACGGCTGGCTTTGCCCTTATCAATTACAGAATTGATCCAGGTGCTTTTTCAGAAGGCTTTACCTATAACTTGCCCCAATGCTGTACGGTGCTGGCGCTGACACTGCTTTTATCCATTGTGATGGTGCTGAGAACCGATAAGCATGTGCAGAAAAACAGTCATTGGCAGAGGGCGGCGGTTGCGGCAGCCGGTTCAAAAAGTAAAAAGAGATGA
- a CDS encoding response regulator transcription factor, protein MKNRIIIIDDDPKLCALLEKCVTCDGFEAVCAGDGHEGLEKLEEGSPVLVVLDVMMPGLDGFEVLRKIRETSAVPVLMLTARDDNIDKVYGLRLGADDYLTKPFDINEFSARVHSLVRRYTILNGSEAENSQRLSFKNLEIDPDRRLVTVCGKGIELQTKEFDILYYLAKNKGRALTKKQIYEEVWQEEYLYDDSNIMAHISKIRRLIEPDSKKPIYIQTIKGVGYRFNAEV, encoded by the coding sequence ATGAAAAATAGAATTATAATCATTGACGATGATCCTAAGCTTTGCGCCCTGCTCGAAAAATGCGTCACCTGCGATGGATTTGAAGCGGTCTGCGCCGGCGACGGCCATGAAGGGCTTGAAAAGCTGGAGGAGGGCAGCCCGGTACTCGTGGTGCTGGATGTAATGATGCCTGGTCTGGACGGATTCGAGGTGCTCAGGAAAATCCGTGAAACCAGCGCGGTGCCAGTATTGATGCTGACAGCCCGGGACGATAATATCGACAAGGTATACGGGCTCCGGCTCGGGGCTGATGATTATCTCACAAAGCCCTTCGATATTAACGAGTTCAGCGCCAGGGTTCATTCGTTGGTGAGACGCTATACGATTCTTAACGGCAGCGAGGCGGAAAACAGCCAGCGGCTGAGCTTTAAAAATCTTGAAATCGACCCGGACAGGCGGCTGGTTACAGTTTGCGGCAAAGGGATTGAGCTCCAGACAAAGGAGTTTGATATTTTATATTATTTGGCTAAAAACAAAGGGCGCGCCCTGACTAAAAAGCAGATCTATGAGGAGGTCTGGCAGGAAGAATACCTGTATGATGACAGCAATATCATGGCGCATATCAGCAAAATACGCCGACTTATTGAACCGGATTCCAAAAAGCCGATCTATATCCAGACCATCAAGGGCGTAGGCTACCGTTTTAACGCGGAGGTGTGA
- a CDS encoding DNA-formamidopyrimidine glycosylase family protein encodes MLELPESYTIAGQLDEIVKGKQIEQVVAGASLHKFAFFNGEPEACREILLGMRVDRATSYGGYVEIEFGDKRLLLGDGVNIRYLEAKEKKPKKHQLLLTFEDESALVFSVAMYGAIWAYAEGENDNYYHRVAREKPSPLSGEFDREWFDGIVAAAKKNTSAKALLATEQRIPGLGNGCLQDILFNARVNPRTKLEYLTEEELSRLFDSVKGTLHQMTVKGGRDTEKDIFGMKGGYKSILSKNTYKTPCPVCGGAIIKEAYLGGSVYYCPNCQPNKKD; translated from the coding sequence ATGCTGGAATTACCAGAAAGCTATACCATAGCTGGACAATTAGACGAGATCGTTAAAGGAAAACAGATTGAGCAGGTGGTTGCGGGAGCATCACTACATAAATTTGCCTTTTTTAATGGCGAGCCGGAAGCCTGCCGCGAGATACTTCTGGGGATGAGAGTAGACAGGGCCACGTCGTACGGCGGCTATGTTGAAATTGAATTTGGGGATAAGCGGCTTTTGCTGGGGGACGGTGTCAATATACGCTATCTGGAGGCAAAGGAAAAAAAGCCTAAGAAGCATCAGTTGCTGCTGACCTTTGAGGATGAGAGCGCCCTGGTCTTTTCAGTGGCGATGTACGGGGCAATCTGGGCATATGCAGAGGGAGAAAATGACAATTATTATCATCGGGTTGCCAGAGAAAAGCCATCGCCCCTAAGCGGAGAATTTGACCGGGAATGGTTTGATGGCATTGTGGCTGCGGCTAAGAAGAATACCAGCGCAAAGGCTCTTCTGGCGACGGAACAGCGGATTCCAGGCCTGGGCAATGGCTGCCTGCAGGATATTCTTTTTAACGCTCGAGTGAACCCCAGAACAAAGCTGGAATATCTGACGGAGGAAGAGCTCAGCCGCCTGTTTGATTCCGTTAAGGGTACCCTGCATCAGATGACTGTAAAAGGAGGCCGGGATACCGAGAAAGATATTTTTGGCATGAAGGGCGGCTATAAAAGCATTTTATCCAAAAATACTTATAAAACGCCCTGTCCGGTCTGCGGTGGTGCCATTATCAAGGAAGCCTATCTGGGCGGCAGTGTTTATTATTGTCCAAACTGCCAGCCCAATAAAAAAGATTAA
- a CDS encoding ABC transporter ATP-binding protein → MKEKYVIATKNLTKVYGDQVSVSSLDLHVRRGKIYGLLGRNGAGKTTTMRMLLGLTEPTQGAIRIFGKDPIKDGKTLYPRIGNLIESPGFYPNLTGTENLNIFATLRGIPRKDAVRESLELVGLPYKDKKLFSKYSLGMKQRLAIALAVMHDPELLILDEPINGLDPIGIAEIRDLLKAFAKKGKTILVSSHILSEIELLADDVGIIDNGVLLEEESMSVLRDKNQMYIRFVLSDTAKAARILEKVFKTNDFSIDDGQTLRLFDTTFRVGTLTKCFVENELTVDDAHICEDTLEDYFKKVTGGVGIA, encoded by the coding sequence ATGAAGGAAAAATATGTTATCGCTACAAAAAATCTGACAAAGGTTTATGGCGATCAAGTCAGTGTTTCGTCTCTTGATCTGCATGTGCGCAGAGGAAAGATATATGGCCTGCTGGGCCGCAACGGCGCAGGAAAAACCACCACCATGCGAATGCTCCTGGGATTAACCGAGCCCACCCAGGGCGCTATCCGTATCTTTGGGAAAGACCCGATTAAGGACGGTAAAACCCTGTATCCCAGGATTGGAAACCTGATCGAGTCACCAGGCTTTTATCCCAACCTGACTGGAACAGAAAATTTGAACATTTTTGCCACGCTTCGTGGCATTCCGAGAAAGGATGCAGTCCGGGAATCCCTTGAGCTTGTGGGGCTTCCATACAAAGACAAAAAGCTCTTTTCCAAGTATTCGCTGGGTATGAAACAGCGCCTGGCCATTGCCCTGGCCGTCATGCACGACCCCGAGCTTTTAATTCTGGATGAGCCCATCAATGGCCTGGACCCCATCGGTATCGCAGAGATCCGTGATCTGCTCAAAGCATTTGCGAAAAAGGGAAAAACCATCCTGGTATCCAGCCACATTCTTTCAGAAATTGAGCTTCTGGCCGACGATGTGGGCATTATTGATAACGGTGTGCTTTTGGAGGAAGAGAGTATGTCTGTGCTCAGGGATAAAAACCAGATGTATATCCGTTTTGTTTTGTCCGATACGGCTAAAGCGGCGCGTATTCTGGAAAAGGTCTTTAAAACCAATGATTTCAGTATTGACGACGGACAGACACTGCGGCTGTTCGATACGACCTTTAGGGTCGGCACACTGACAAAATGTTTCGTGGAGAATGAGCTGACGGTGGACGACGCCCACATCTGTGAAGATACCCTGGAGGATTATTTCAAAAAGGTCACAGGGGGTGTCGGCATTGCTTAA
- a CDS encoding sensor histidine kinase → MKGLEMLLTALLFLVGGAILVLAGKLYQARKSVRDMNEALEDIRNGNLNRRILAAPDNILAPFFYKINDIMEGYRDTIAELNERDQANRQMMTSLSHDVRTPLTTLIGYLDAVHSHLVEGGEREAYIETAREKAHSLQMYVDDLFEWFKLNSNERVLEIAPVNVTEMTQTVLSDWLPVFEQNKIDYAFFIPEKCITVSLDTAAYRRILNNLIQNVVSHSSASAISVGVEEKKDCVEIWVKDNGRGIPARELDHIFDRLYKCDPARMGKGSGLGLSIVEQLVRLQNGGIRVTSEVGKGTSFLLDFKPV, encoded by the coding sequence ATGAAAGGATTGGAAATGCTGCTGACAGCGCTTTTGTTCCTTGTCGGCGGTGCGATTCTTGTTTTGGCAGGAAAACTCTATCAGGCACGCAAAAGCGTCCGGGATATGAATGAAGCACTCGAAGATATCCGAAACGGCAATCTGAACCGCCGTATTCTGGCAGCTCCGGATAACATTTTGGCGCCCTTTTTTTATAAAATCAACGATATTATGGAGGGCTATCGCGATACAATCGCGGAGCTCAATGAACGCGATCAGGCCAACAGACAGATGATGACCAGTCTTTCTCACGACGTCCGGACGCCGCTCACCACCCTTATCGGCTATCTGGACGCTGTCCACAGTCATCTGGTTGAGGGCGGGGAGCGGGAGGCGTATATTGAGACAGCCCGTGAAAAGGCCCACAGTCTCCAGATGTATGTGGATGATCTTTTTGAATGGTTTAAGCTGAACTCCAACGAGCGGGTTCTGGAAATCGCTCCGGTGAATGTGACGGAAATGACCCAGACCGTTCTGAGTGACTGGCTTCCGGTTTTTGAGCAAAATAAAATTGATTATGCTTTTTTTATCCCGGAAAAGTGCATCACCGTCTCTCTGGATACAGCGGCTTACAGAAGGATTTTAAATAATCTGATACAAAACGTGGTGAGCCACAGCAGCGCTTCTGCGATTTCTGTTGGCGTAGAGGAAAAGAAGGACTGTGTGGAGATATGGGTAAAGGATAACGGAAGGGGGATACCGGCGAGGGAACTAGACCATATTTTTGATCGTCTTTATAAATGTGATCCTGCCAGAATGGGCAAGGGCAGCGGCCTTGGGCTCTCCATTGTGGAGCAGCTGGTCCGGCTGCAGAATGGCGGCATCCGTGTGACGAGCGAAGTGGGAAAGGGGACGAGCTTTCTTCTGGATTTTAAGCCGGTTTGA
- a CDS encoding DUF2268 domain-containing protein, giving the protein MKINAIYSGKIYEKMMNASAGKRDDLYRYEMMKPFEYKWACINVPIKAARKGGYDVVMASEMMGLFPPERVDHSQKEAVEWLKKESLWSASEAAIKKSLDCFVKAGIELPVQEYFFTLLLANPDNPYTQMSEGYCGDGGIPGYILGSLVPSEATVARMPAALAHECNHNVRFQFQKWRTDITLAEMMVSEGLAENFAAALYGEKAVGPWVTKTDASVLEAVIKPRIVEVFDVTGFDGITPWLYGDEIAEIQHFFPVGMPYCAGYACGYHMIRHYLKKTGVPIVEATLKPAAEIMAECSDFWGH; this is encoded by the coding sequence ATGAAAATCAATGCCATTTATTCTGGCAAAATTTATGAAAAGATGATGAACGCTTCTGCTGGAAAAAGAGATGACCTTTACCGTTATGAGATGATGAAGCCTTTTGAGTACAAGTGGGCATGTATCAATGTGCCGATTAAGGCTGCCCGGAAAGGCGGCTACGATGTGGTGATGGCCTCTGAAATGATGGGGCTTTTCCCACCAGAAAGGGTGGATCATTCACAGAAAGAAGCGGTGGAGTGGCTTAAAAAAGAAAGTCTTTGGTCTGCCAGCGAGGCGGCTATAAAGAAATCTTTGGATTGTTTTGTAAAGGCGGGTATCGAACTGCCGGTTCAGGAATACTTTTTTACCCTTCTTCTGGCCAATCCGGATAATCCATATACACAGATGAGTGAGGGTTACTGCGGGGACGGCGGCATTCCAGGCTATATTTTGGGCTCACTGGTGCCGAGTGAAGCGACGGTCGCCAGGATGCCTGCGGCCCTGGCCCATGAGTGCAATCATAATGTGCGGTTTCAATTCCAGAAATGGCGGACGGATATTACGCTGGCCGAAATGATGGTAAGTGAGGGGCTGGCCGAAAATTTTGCCGCGGCTCTCTACGGGGAGAAAGCCGTTGGTCCGTGGGTAACTAAAACAGATGCGTCAGTTTTGGAAGCGGTTATAAAACCAAGGATTGTTGAAGTTTTTGATGTAACCGGCTTTGATGGCATCACGCCCTGGCTCTACGGCGACGAGATAGCAGAGATACAGCATTTCTTCCCGGTGGGGATGCCTTATTGCGCAGGGTATGCCTGCGGTTATCATATGATCCGCCATTATCTCAAAAAAACAGGCGTCCCTATTGTGGAAGCAACCCTGAAACCAGCCGCTGAGATTATGGCAGAATGTTCGGATTTTTGGGGGCATTGA
- a CDS encoding ABC transporter permease codes for MLKLVHCEFLKLKRKKFVLFIMLAACIMPIPLTAIVLKTGIGQSAGQLMPPEEMYDGLFGMIVGFGNFISMPCIIGIVAAMLFYMERDNDTLKNLRTIPLSSNQIIAAKIITLFILGIFYSVALMASSMVGGLIGGGINGVGYKLWISIMTGILLTAGTLPVVIAIVFFNRSYIFSILLSLVYSVGGFGVASTSFTSGNITNPLLTILPVPLIWRWQNMAIQGDAAAEAVKKTAVSLPMAAGIVGLIAALSIAGILFIYSKRES; via the coding sequence TTGCTTAAGCTTGTACACTGTGAGTTTTTAAAACTGAAGCGCAAAAAATTTGTGCTTTTTATCATGCTGGCGGCTTGTATCATGCCCATTCCGCTCACGGCCATTGTCCTGAAAACCGGCATCGGACAGAGTGCGGGTCAGCTTATGCCGCCTGAAGAAATGTACGACGGCCTGTTCGGTATGATTGTGGGCTTTGGAAATTTTATCTCTATGCCCTGCATTATTGGGATCGTGGCAGCCATGCTGTTTTACATGGAAAGGGATAACGACACACTAAAAAATTTGCGGACCATTCCCCTCAGCAGTAATCAGATTATTGCGGCCAAGATCATTACATTGTTTATATTAGGCATTTTCTATTCCGTTGCGCTCATGGCCTCATCCATGGTGGGTGGACTGATCGGCGGCGGCATCAATGGGGTGGGCTATAAGCTGTGGATCAGCATTATGACTGGTATTCTCCTGACTGCCGGAACCCTGCCAGTGGTCATTGCCATCGTCTTTTTCAATCGGAGCTATATTTTTTCGATTCTTCTGTCCCTGGTTTACTCGGTGGGGGGCTTTGGCGTGGCGAGTACCAGCTTTACCAGCGGTAATATCACCAATCCGCTGCTTACCATTCTGCCTGTCCCGCTTATCTGGCGCTGGCAGAATATGGCGATTCAGGGTGATGCGGCCGCGGAAGCCGTTAAAAAAACAGCCGTATCCCTGCCAATGGCGGCCGGGATTGTCGGGTTGATCGCGGCGCTGTCTATTGCTGGTATTTTGTTTATCTACAGTAAACGTGAAAGCTGA
- a CDS encoding YcxB family protein, whose protein sequence is MKTLFENTTIYGKKIYLEAQGKWYQKNALKKRWFYLLMAAFCFVCAYYYLSRASWPAGVIFIVMGILLVLVYFQGYRFSAERAYNEQKDIFPASGFKWTITKDKMVWKTAEAERPVFYKQIEKIYETGHTFVIVAGGKMHILDKDGFTAGGAADFKSFLMKKCPQAFK, encoded by the coding sequence ATGAAAACATTATTTGAAAACACAACCATTTACGGCAAAAAAATTTATCTTGAGGCACAGGGAAAATGGTATCAGAAAAACGCTCTGAAAAAACGCTGGTTCTATTTACTCATGGCTGCTTTTTGTTTTGTTTGCGCCTACTATTATCTGTCGAGAGCGTCATGGCCGGCAGGCGTGATATTTATAGTGATGGGAATACTGCTGGTGCTTGTCTATTTTCAGGGATACCGCTTTTCGGCAGAGAGAGCCTACAATGAGCAAAAAGATATTTTTCCGGCCAGTGGCTTTAAATGGACTATCACCAAGGATAAGATGGTTTGGAAAACGGCTGAGGCAGAGCGGCCTGTTTTTTACAAACAGATTGAAAAAATCTATGAAACAGGGCATACCTTCGTGATCGTGGCTGGCGGAAAAATGCATATTCTTGATAAGGATGGCTTTACGGCCGGCGGTGCAGCTGATTTCAAAAGCTTTTTAATGAAAAAATGCCCTCAGGCTTTTAAATAA
- a CDS encoding class I SAM-dependent methyltransferase: protein MDNNNTINLNSEYSAGFQIELLDLDMDKLEDPILVVGSGATGNLVFFLNAQGHRACGIDPSAEDTDVTRASDFLHVDYGKDYWGSILSPLAFIKEMSAAMSAQDGSDLEWVKCYKSILTALKKGGSFIYAPSLPYIEDILPKEQFEITRSTIRENLSRTKITRK from the coding sequence ATGGATAACAACAATACCATTAATTTGAACTCTGAATACTCCGCGGGCTTTCAGATTGAACTCCTGGATTTAGATATGGATAAGCTGGAAGACCCCATTTTAGTTGTGGGCTCCGGCGCTACAGGTAATCTCGTTTTCTTTTTAAACGCACAGGGCCACCGCGCCTGCGGCATTGACCCCAGCGCCGAAGATACAGATGTTACGCGCGCATCCGATTTTTTACACGTCGATTACGGTAAGGACTACTGGGGCAGTATTCTCTCCCCCCTGGCCTTTATTAAAGAAATGTCTGCTGCCATGTCCGCACAGGACGGCAGTGACCTGGAATGGGTAAAGTGCTATAAATCTATTCTGACAGCGCTTAAAAAGGGCGGCTCCTTTATTTATGCTCCTTCTCTCCCCTATATCGAGGATATTCTGCCAAAAGAGCAGTTTGAAATAACCCGCAGCACCATTCGTGAAAATCTGTCCCGCACAAAGATCACCAGAAAATAA